One genomic region from Arthrobacter sp. FB24 encodes:
- the pulA gene encoding pullulanase-type alpha-1,6-glucosidase, translating to MIRHSRLPGSPPVLNRKLLAALAAACVTPLTLGGLALPAFADHTATPGTVALVGSLQSEIGCPGDWQPECPASRLLPVEGSATLFRATFDVPAGTYAMKVALNNSWDENYGAGGAAGGGDIVLNAPGGPVTFTYDHASHSLTDDVPDALGADAGAHWLTADTIAWKAPAAEGTTYRLYSAPDGGLAVADGQVTGGSALPLELDAQGLDAGLAAKYPHLAGLASLRLTEAGSRQAKELLKGQLLVAAIGPDGKVTATTGIQVPGVLDSLYPGAAERELGLAWKGRRPELSLWAPTARSVAVRTYASGSGGEPVATTAMKPGKDGVWSITGDKDWNGGYYLYEVEVFVPETGKVERNLVTDPYSVGLSANSERSLFVDLDDKSLAPSGWAKLQKPALSKPEDLSVYELHVRDFSITDDSVPAGHRGTYKAFTDTGSNGMKRMQELVDAGMNAVHLLPVNDIGTIEEHRSEQREPLCDLAALPADSEEQQACVAGTAAKDGFNWGYDPLHYTTPEGSYSTNPDGATRITEFREMVAALNTTGARVIQDVVYNHTSSAGQSGSNNLDRIVPGYYHRLNAVTGSLETSTCCANTATENAMMGKLMVDSLVTLARTYKLDGFRFDLMGHHSKQNMLDVRAALDKLTLHRDGVDGKNIALYGEGWNFGEVANNARFVQATQANMAGTGIGTFNDRLRDAVRGGGPFDPDPRVQGFASGLFTDPNDSPANGTPEQQKAALLLAQDLVKVGLTGNLKDYSFIDRTGAAVKGSDVPYNGAPAGYTSDPQEAITYVEAHDNETLFDALALKLPQDTPMADRTRMQTLALSTTAFGQGVSFWHAGGESLRSKSLDRNSYDSGDWFNVLDHTDATNGFGRGLPPKADNEDKYGYMRPLLADPAQKPASADITQARQRAEELLRIRKSTPLFHLGDAGLVQQKVSFPAGGPEQTPGVVVMRIDDSVGTDVDPNLRGLVVVFNASDEATSQTLSGTARSAYALHPVQAGGVDSVVKAAGYDAQSGTFSVPARTVAVFQAR from the coding sequence ATGATTCGCCACTCCCGCCTGCCCGGGTCCCCGCCCGTCCTCAACAGGAAACTCCTGGCTGCGCTGGCCGCAGCCTGCGTCACTCCCCTCACCCTGGGCGGCCTGGCCCTCCCCGCCTTTGCGGACCACACTGCCACTCCGGGGACGGTGGCCCTCGTCGGATCGCTGCAGTCCGAAATCGGCTGCCCGGGCGACTGGCAGCCGGAGTGCCCCGCCAGCAGGCTGCTGCCGGTCGAGGGATCCGCAACTCTGTTCCGGGCCACCTTCGATGTCCCGGCCGGCACCTACGCCATGAAAGTCGCCCTCAACAATTCATGGGACGAGAACTACGGCGCAGGCGGGGCGGCCGGCGGGGGCGACATCGTGCTCAACGCGCCGGGAGGACCGGTGACCTTCACGTACGACCACGCCAGCCACAGCCTCACGGACGACGTGCCGGACGCGCTGGGAGCCGACGCCGGGGCGCACTGGCTGACGGCGGACACCATCGCTTGGAAGGCCCCCGCAGCCGAGGGCACGACCTACCGGCTCTACAGCGCCCCCGACGGCGGCCTGGCGGTTGCCGACGGACAGGTCACCGGCGGTTCCGCCCTTCCCCTCGAGCTCGATGCCCAAGGGTTGGATGCAGGCCTTGCGGCAAAGTATCCGCACCTGGCGGGCCTCGCCTCGCTGCGGCTGACGGAAGCCGGCTCACGCCAGGCCAAGGAACTGCTCAAGGGCCAGCTGCTGGTGGCCGCGATCGGCCCGGACGGCAAAGTCACAGCCACTACCGGGATCCAGGTTCCCGGCGTCCTGGACTCGCTGTACCCCGGAGCGGCAGAGCGGGAACTTGGACTGGCCTGGAAGGGCAGGCGCCCGGAGCTTTCGCTGTGGGCCCCCACGGCCCGCAGCGTCGCTGTCCGCACCTACGCCTCCGGCTCCGGCGGCGAACCCGTCGCCACCACGGCCATGAAACCGGGCAAGGACGGCGTATGGTCCATTACCGGGGACAAGGACTGGAACGGTGGCTACTACCTGTACGAAGTGGAGGTGTTCGTTCCGGAAACCGGCAAGGTCGAGCGGAACCTAGTCACCGACCCCTACAGCGTTGGCCTCTCCGCCAACTCCGAGCGCAGCCTCTTCGTGGATCTGGATGACAAGTCCCTGGCACCGTCCGGCTGGGCCAAACTCCAGAAGCCCGCGCTCAGCAAGCCGGAGGACCTTTCCGTCTACGAGCTGCACGTGCGTGACTTTTCCATCACCGACGACTCCGTTCCGGCCGGGCACCGCGGCACCTACAAGGCGTTTACGGACACCGGCAGCAACGGCATGAAGCGCATGCAGGAACTGGTGGACGCCGGGATGAACGCGGTCCACCTGCTGCCTGTCAACGACATCGGCACCATCGAGGAGCATCGCAGCGAGCAGCGCGAGCCGCTCTGTGACCTCGCAGCCCTTCCCGCCGACTCAGAGGAACAACAGGCCTGCGTGGCAGGGACGGCAGCCAAGGACGGTTTCAACTGGGGCTACGATCCCCTGCACTACACAACACCCGAAGGCTCCTACTCCACCAACCCGGACGGAGCCACCAGGATCACGGAGTTCCGTGAAATGGTGGCCGCCCTCAACACCACCGGCGCGCGGGTCATCCAGGACGTCGTCTACAACCACACCTCCAGCGCAGGCCAGTCCGGAAGCAACAACCTCGATCGGATTGTCCCGGGCTACTACCACCGCCTGAACGCCGTCACCGGTTCCCTGGAGACGTCCACGTGCTGCGCCAACACGGCCACCGAGAACGCCATGATGGGCAAGCTCATGGTCGACTCGCTGGTGACGCTGGCCAGGACCTACAAACTGGACGGGTTCCGTTTCGACCTCATGGGGCACCACTCAAAGCAGAACATGCTGGACGTCAGGGCTGCCCTAGACAAGCTGACCCTGCACAGGGACGGCGTGGACGGCAAGAACATCGCCCTGTACGGCGAGGGCTGGAACTTCGGCGAGGTGGCCAACAATGCCAGGTTCGTGCAGGCCACCCAGGCGAACATGGCCGGAACCGGCATCGGGACGTTCAACGACCGCCTGCGCGACGCCGTCCGCGGCGGGGGCCCGTTCGACCCCGATCCGCGCGTCCAGGGTTTCGCTTCCGGATTGTTCACGGATCCCAACGATTCCCCGGCCAACGGCACACCCGAACAGCAGAAGGCCGCCCTCCTTCTCGCACAGGACCTGGTGAAGGTGGGCCTGACCGGCAACCTGAAGGACTACTCCTTCATTGACCGCACCGGCGCCGCCGTCAAGGGTTCGGACGTACCGTACAACGGCGCCCCGGCGGGGTACACCAGCGATCCCCAGGAGGCCATCACCTACGTGGAGGCCCACGACAACGAGACGTTGTTCGACGCCCTGGCCCTGAAACTGCCACAGGATACGCCCATGGCCGACCGCACCCGGATGCAGACCCTTGCGCTCAGCACCACGGCCTTCGGCCAGGGCGTCTCCTTCTGGCATGCCGGAGGCGAATCGCTGCGCAGCAAGTCCCTGGACCGCAACAGCTACGATTCCGGCGACTGGTTCAACGTCCTGGACCACACGGACGCCACCAATGGATTCGGCCGCGGCCTGCCGCCCAAGGCTGACAACGAGGACAAGTACGGCTACATGCGCCCGTTGCTGGCAGATCCGGCCCAGAAGCCGGCTTCCGCGGACATCACGCAAGCCCGTCAACGGGCCGAGGAACTGCTGCGCATCCGCAAGAGCACGCCGTTGTTCCACCTGGGCGATGCCGGACTGGTCCAGCAGAAGGTCTCCTTCCCGGCGGGCGGCCCGGAACAAACCCCGGGCGTTGTGGTGATGCGCATTGACGATTCGGTCGGGACGGACGTGGACCCGAACCTGCGCGGGCTGGTGGTGGTGTTCAATGCCTCGGATGAGGCCACGAGCCAAACCCTGTCCGGCACGGCGCGTTCCGCCTACGCCCTGCACCCGGTGCAGGCCGGGGGCGTCGATTCCGTGGTCAAGGCGGCCGGATATGATGCGCAGTCGGGGACCTTCAGCGTCCCCGCCCGCACGGTGGCGGTGTTCCAGGCCAGGTAA
- a CDS encoding nucleoside/nucleotide kinase family protein, whose protein sequence is MASIQPDALRHPELRAAVADLRGRLASGNRTLLGITGSPGSGKSTFAAALHTLFGPDLAVVVPMDGFHLGNAIIDGTPLRQRKGAIDTFDAGGYLSLLRRLARRDEPVVYAPDFRREIDEPVAASIGVPASVPLVITEGNYLLADHPVWRQVRAQLDQVWFMDTPPDLRLERLVDRHVHFGMDRPAAELWAGGSDQANARLIESTRAAADRIIPWS, encoded by the coding sequence ATGGCATCTATCCAGCCGGACGCGCTCCGGCATCCGGAGTTGAGGGCGGCCGTGGCGGACCTGCGCGGCCGCCTGGCGTCCGGGAACCGGACGCTGCTCGGCATCACGGGCTCGCCGGGATCCGGCAAATCGACGTTTGCGGCTGCCCTGCACACCCTCTTCGGCCCGGACCTGGCCGTGGTGGTGCCGATGGACGGCTTCCACCTGGGCAACGCGATCATCGACGGCACGCCGCTGCGGCAGCGCAAGGGGGCAATCGACACGTTCGACGCCGGCGGTTACCTCTCACTGCTGCGGCGGCTCGCCCGGCGGGATGAGCCGGTGGTCTACGCGCCGGATTTCCGCCGGGAGATCGACGAGCCCGTGGCAGCCTCCATCGGCGTTCCGGCCTCGGTGCCGCTGGTGATCACAGAAGGGAACTACCTGCTGGCGGACCACCCGGTGTGGCGGCAGGTCCGGGCGCAGCTGGACCAGGTCTGGTTCATGGACACTCCCCCGGACCTGCGGCTCGAGCGGCTGGTGGACAGGCATGTGCACTTTGGCATGGACCGGCCTGCTGCGGAGCTATGGGCCGGCGGCTCCGACCAAGCCAACGCGCGGCTGATCGAATCCACCCGTGCTGCCGCGGACCGGATCATTCCCTGGTCCTAG
- a CDS encoding putative bifunctional diguanylate cyclase/phosphodiesterase, which produces MDAQAPDNASGPAATPRDPATGPAASGRTWSLRREWSRAFLLMLAALLIGAVVTIVGVRGLMDQVQETSGRLQLELEKVETLRSALDSHEQLGHQLLSSAPVDRSAFLRQQEEITRVFEDVAAVLPAETEVRETIAAARQSWEETLAEHGLWGSGVLSLRGSHVEETPALAASSAGIRSKLADIRRYSLAEMDKGLAHSAELERFLVVARSFLFVVAVGATVYFRRRMVKDLMRPVGSLHQGVRKLQAGNYNHRIEVFRRDELGELAEAFNGMAAAVHSSHETLTHRATHDPLTGLANRAALMERLTASFGAGSTRRNRNEGLLFIDIDDFKEVNDSLGHERGDALLIQLAARLKGCVRSDDVVARLGGDEFAIVVMDDDAGSVTAWIADRIHRALRAPFFVGDDRLTVTASMGAAQRRPETTDAAELLRQADFAMYLAKHGGKARFQLFDAEGYDHMTYRAALKRDLASAVPAGQLRLEYQPVADLNSGAILGVEALVRWEHPTLGLLAPSEFIPLAEETGDIDAVGCWVLDNASRQAASWRKSLPHCGDLWIAINLSTIQLPNPRNLVAITRILADPAAQAEKVVLEVTETALAGSTDGGIAALKALKETGVRVAIDDFGTGYSSLSSLAVLPADILKIDRSFLGRQSSEAQSAAMLEGILGLARMLSLDVIAEGVEEPGQLDLLRALDCPMGQGYFLARPGSAEAIETLLASGARLQPRPAALEQAVDS; this is translated from the coding sequence ATGGATGCGCAAGCACCGGACAACGCTTCAGGACCAGCGGCCACGCCCCGGGACCCCGCAACCGGGCCTGCCGCGTCCGGGCGCACGTGGAGCCTGCGGCGCGAATGGTCCAGGGCGTTCCTGCTGATGCTCGCCGCACTGCTGATCGGCGCCGTGGTCACGATCGTGGGTGTGCGCGGCCTGATGGACCAGGTGCAGGAAACGTCCGGCCGGTTGCAGCTCGAGCTCGAAAAAGTAGAGACCCTCCGGTCGGCACTCGACAGCCACGAGCAATTGGGGCACCAGTTGCTCTCGAGTGCCCCCGTGGACCGCTCCGCTTTCCTCCGGCAGCAGGAGGAAATAACCCGCGTCTTCGAGGACGTCGCCGCCGTCCTGCCGGCTGAGACAGAAGTGCGGGAAACGATTGCCGCGGCCCGGCAGTCGTGGGAGGAGACCTTGGCGGAACACGGCCTGTGGGGCAGCGGGGTGCTTTCACTCCGGGGCAGCCACGTGGAGGAGACCCCGGCATTGGCCGCCTCCAGCGCAGGAATCCGCAGCAAGCTGGCGGACATCCGGCGCTACTCCCTGGCGGAAATGGACAAGGGACTCGCGCACAGCGCCGAACTCGAGCGGTTCCTGGTTGTCGCGCGCAGCTTCCTGTTCGTGGTGGCAGTGGGCGCTACGGTCTACTTCCGCCGCAGGATGGTCAAGGACCTCATGCGCCCGGTAGGGAGCCTGCACCAGGGTGTCCGCAAGCTGCAGGCAGGCAATTACAACCACCGCATCGAGGTCTTCCGCCGCGACGAACTCGGCGAACTGGCGGAGGCATTCAACGGCATGGCCGCCGCCGTCCACAGCAGCCATGAGACACTTACCCACCGGGCGACGCACGACCCCCTCACCGGCCTGGCAAACCGGGCGGCCCTGATGGAACGCCTCACGGCATCCTTTGGGGCCGGAAGCACCCGCAGGAACCGGAACGAGGGGCTGCTGTTCATCGACATCGACGACTTCAAGGAGGTCAACGATTCACTGGGACATGAGCGGGGTGATGCCCTGCTCATCCAGCTGGCCGCCCGCCTCAAGGGCTGCGTCCGCTCCGACGACGTGGTTGCCCGGCTCGGCGGCGACGAGTTCGCGATCGTTGTGATGGACGACGACGCCGGCTCGGTCACCGCCTGGATCGCCGATCGGATCCACCGGGCGTTGCGCGCACCGTTCTTCGTCGGCGACGACCGGCTGACCGTCACGGCCAGCATGGGCGCGGCACAACGGCGTCCGGAAACCACAGACGCTGCCGAGCTGCTGCGGCAGGCGGACTTCGCGATGTATCTGGCCAAACACGGCGGAAAGGCACGTTTCCAGCTTTTCGACGCCGAGGGCTACGACCATATGACGTACCGCGCCGCCCTCAAACGGGACTTGGCCTCCGCCGTGCCCGCCGGCCAGCTCCGCCTCGAGTACCAGCCCGTTGCCGATCTGAACAGCGGAGCCATCCTCGGCGTCGAGGCTCTGGTGCGCTGGGAGCACCCCACGCTGGGGCTGCTTGCGCCGTCGGAGTTCATTCCGCTCGCCGAGGAGACGGGCGACATCGACGCCGTCGGCTGCTGGGTGCTGGACAACGCGAGCCGCCAGGCGGCCAGCTGGCGGAAATCCCTGCCGCACTGCGGAGACCTCTGGATTGCCATCAACCTCTCCACCATCCAGCTGCCCAACCCGCGGAACCTGGTCGCCATCACGCGCATCCTTGCCGACCCCGCGGCACAGGCGGAAAAGGTGGTACTCGAAGTCACCGAAACAGCCCTTGCTGGCAGCACGGACGGCGGCATCGCCGCACTCAAGGCCCTGAAGGAGACCGGTGTGCGCGTGGCTATCGACGACTTTGGGACGGGATATTCCTCGCTGAGCTCCTTGGCGGTGCTGCCGGCGGACATCCTCAAGATTGACCGTTCGTTCCTTGGACGGCAATCGTCCGAGGCGCAATCGGCGGCGATGCTCGAAGGCATCCTGGGGCTGGCCCGCATGCTCTCCCTCGACGTGATCGCCGAAGGGGTGGAGGAGCCCGGACAGCTGGACCTTCTCCGCGCCCTGGATTGCCCGATGGGCCAGGGCTACTTCCTGGCCCGCCCGGGTTCCGCCGAGGCGATCGAGACGCTCCTGGCTTCGGGTGCCCGCCTTCAGCCCCGCCCGGCAGCACTCGAGCAGGCCGTCGATTCATAA
- a CDS encoding aldo/keto reductase — protein MAPAPAPLVHLGDGLNVSPLGFGGMALTPVYGEVDEAEALRTLHHAVDAGVSFIDTADIYGGGSNEELISRLLKERRDEVQLATKFGLVGTPSTGYTDIRGDAAYVREAVEASLRRLGTDTIDLYYMHRRDLRVPIVETVEAMAALVQQGKVRHLGLSEVTAEELREASSVHPIAAVQSEWSIWSRDVERHVVPAAAALGVGFVPYSPLGRGFLTGTVDASKLGSGDFRRNIPRFAADAADANRGVVAAVQAVAAELTVAGEPATPAQVALAWLFAQGKKLGLPVVPIPGTRKAERIDENLGALSLNFTSAQLEKLDAAADAVVGSRSADPKWVSQGRE, from the coding sequence ATGGCACCGGCACCCGCACCATTGGTCCACCTCGGCGACGGATTGAACGTCAGCCCCCTGGGGTTCGGCGGCATGGCCCTGACCCCGGTCTACGGCGAAGTGGACGAGGCCGAGGCCCTGCGGACCCTGCACCATGCGGTGGATGCGGGCGTCAGCTTTATCGACACTGCGGACATCTACGGCGGCGGCAGCAACGAGGAACTGATTTCCCGGTTGCTCAAGGAGCGCCGGGACGAAGTACAGCTGGCCACCAAGTTCGGGCTGGTGGGCACCCCGTCAACCGGCTATACGGACATCCGGGGTGACGCCGCCTATGTGCGGGAGGCGGTGGAAGCCAGCCTCCGCCGCCTGGGCACCGACACCATTGACCTGTACTACATGCACCGCCGCGACCTCCGCGTTCCGATTGTGGAAACCGTGGAGGCCATGGCGGCGCTGGTGCAGCAAGGCAAGGTGCGGCACCTCGGCCTGTCGGAAGTGACGGCCGAGGAACTGCGGGAAGCCAGCAGCGTCCACCCGATCGCGGCGGTCCAGAGCGAGTGGTCCATCTGGAGCCGCGATGTGGAACGCCACGTTGTTCCCGCGGCGGCCGCACTTGGGGTGGGTTTCGTGCCGTATTCACCGCTGGGCCGGGGATTCCTCACCGGCACAGTGGACGCTTCGAAGCTCGGGAGCGGCGACTTCCGCCGCAACATCCCCCGCTTCGCCGCTGACGCGGCGGATGCCAACCGGGGAGTGGTGGCCGCGGTTCAGGCCGTCGCAGCCGAGCTCACCGTCGCCGGCGAGCCGGCGACTCCGGCACAAGTGGCCCTGGCCTGGCTGTTTGCCCAGGGCAAAAAGCTTGGCCTGCCTGTGGTTCCCATCCCCGGCACGCGCAAGGCGGAACGGATCGACGAGAACCTGGGTGCGCTGTCGCTCAACTTCACCAGTGCGCAACTGGAGAAGCTCGACGCCGCCGCGGACGCCGTCGTCGGCTCCCGCTCGGCGGACCCCAAGTGGGTGTCCCAGGGCCGCGAATAG
- a CDS encoding MBL fold metallo-hydrolase → MDSLIHDLRDITIRRISVSEMDNNVYLLTSKASGAQLLIDAADDLAAIQGLLAEAAADTPATPKLALIATTHQHWDHVRALPGLVAATGVKTAAGTDDAPELPVPVDVLLDHGDVGNFDGFDVTAVHLRGHTPGSVALVYQDPEGPAHIFSGDSLFPGGVGNTQKDPERFNQLISDVSERLFDVYPDDTVVHPGHGKPTTLGAERPHLEEWRARGW, encoded by the coding sequence ATGGATTCCCTCATTCACGACCTGCGTGACATCACCATCCGCCGGATTTCGGTCAGCGAGATGGACAACAACGTTTATCTGCTCACCAGCAAGGCTTCCGGTGCCCAGCTCCTGATCGATGCGGCCGATGATCTGGCCGCCATCCAAGGGCTGCTTGCGGAGGCCGCCGCGGATACCCCCGCGACGCCGAAGCTGGCGCTGATTGCCACCACCCACCAGCACTGGGACCATGTCCGTGCGCTGCCGGGCCTGGTGGCAGCCACCGGGGTGAAGACGGCGGCCGGGACGGATGACGCCCCGGAACTGCCGGTACCGGTGGACGTCCTGCTGGACCACGGAGACGTGGGCAACTTCGACGGTTTCGACGTGACGGCAGTGCACCTTCGGGGGCACACGCCGGGTTCGGTGGCGCTGGTGTACCAGGACCCGGAGGGGCCTGCGCACATCTTCTCCGGCGATTCACTGTTCCCGGGAGGCGTGGGCAACACCCAGAAGGATCCGGAGCGGTTCAACCAGCTGATCAGCGATGTGAGCGAGCGGCTGTTTGACGTGTACCCGGATGACACGGTGGTGCATCCGGGCCACGGCAAACCCACTACCCTCGGCGCGGAACGCCCGCACCTGGAGGAGTGGCGCGCCCGCGGCTGGTAG
- a CDS encoding DEAD/DEAH box helicase → MTTFAGLGTPKELADTLTAQGITEPFPIQVKTLPDTLAGRDVLGRGRTGSGKTIAFAIPLVARLAEREAKHFRKPGRPMGLVLAPTRELATQINATIEPMAKAMGLNTTVIYGGISQARQEKALRAGVDIVIACPGRLEDLIRQRILTLEAVEVTVLDEADHMADLGFLPVVKKLMDMTPSQGQRLLFSATLDNGVDKIVQRYLSNPLTHSVDDPQAAVTTMEHHVLVVNDQTVKKQLIVELASGAGRRVLFMRTKHHARKLAKTLTDAGIPAVDLHGNLSQNARDRNLAEFSSGDVRVLVATDVAARGVHVDDVELVIHVDPPTEHKAYLHRSGRTARAGSDGTVVTLTLPEQQSDVKKLMKAAGVEVNFERVTANSPLVAELVGEMADKIDPRTRAALLAAKSNQGGGTSTGANAERKRARRTTQAAPTAGGRGGRGGRGRVGAEAPRTDLPRSERRAVAYEGQAAARNAAERVAEKNQDRADAERAERRNARGRGRATAYSHHNDVPAAGGRASAGRGSDARTTDGRGDARGGATRTSAPRSGAPRTGGAPRTGGATGGQRSGRPATGQRAAAGSKSGSAGGNAAVWSSNTGGTSGGSYAGGGNGRSGEGRPARSGGPRRASAPASNERRSR, encoded by the coding sequence ATGACTACTTTTGCTGGCCTCGGCACGCCCAAAGAACTTGCCGACACCCTCACCGCACAGGGAATCACCGAGCCGTTCCCCATCCAGGTCAAGACCCTCCCGGACACCCTGGCCGGACGCGACGTCCTGGGCCGCGGCCGCACCGGCTCCGGCAAGACCATCGCCTTCGCCATCCCGCTTGTAGCACGACTCGCTGAGCGGGAAGCCAAGCACTTCCGCAAGCCCGGCCGCCCAATGGGCCTGGTCCTTGCGCCGACCCGCGAGCTGGCCACCCAGATCAACGCCACCATCGAGCCGATGGCCAAGGCCATGGGCCTGAACACCACCGTTATCTACGGCGGCATCTCCCAGGCGCGCCAGGAGAAGGCGCTGCGCGCCGGCGTTGACATCGTCATCGCCTGCCCGGGCCGCCTGGAGGACCTGATCCGCCAGCGCATCCTGACCCTCGAAGCTGTCGAGGTCACCGTGCTCGACGAGGCCGACCACATGGCCGACCTCGGCTTCCTGCCGGTGGTCAAGAAGCTCATGGACATGACCCCGAGCCAGGGCCAGCGGCTCCTGTTCTCCGCCACGCTGGACAACGGCGTGGACAAGATCGTCCAGCGCTACCTGTCCAACCCGCTGACCCACTCCGTGGACGATCCGCAGGCCGCGGTCACCACCATGGAACACCACGTGCTCGTCGTCAACGACCAGACCGTCAAGAAGCAGCTGATCGTCGAACTCGCCTCCGGTGCCGGCCGTCGCGTGCTCTTCATGCGCACGAAGCACCACGCCCGCAAGCTTGCCAAGACCCTGACCGACGCCGGCATCCCCGCCGTCGACCTGCACGGCAACCTGTCGCAGAACGCCCGTGACCGCAACCTCGCCGAGTTCTCCTCCGGCGACGTCCGCGTCCTGGTGGCCACGGACGTCGCAGCCCGCGGCGTCCACGTGGACGATGTCGAACTGGTGATCCACGTTGACCCGCCCACAGAGCACAAGGCATACCTGCACCGCTCAGGCCGTACGGCCCGCGCAGGTTCCGACGGCACCGTGGTCACGCTGACCCTCCCGGAGCAGCAGTCCGACGTCAAGAAGCTCATGAAGGCTGCCGGCGTCGAGGTCAACTTCGAGCGCGTCACCGCCAACTCCCCGCTGGTTGCAGAACTGGTGGGCGAAATGGCGGACAAGATCGACCCGCGCACCCGCGCCGCACTTCTGGCTGCCAAGTCCAACCAGGGCGGCGGCACCTCCACCGGTGCAAACGCGGAGCGCAAGCGCGCACGCCGCACCACGCAGGCTGCACCCACCGCGGGTGGCCGCGGTGGACGTGGCGGACGCGGTCGCGTCGGAGCAGAGGCTCCGCGCACCGATCTTCCGCGTTCCGAGCGACGTGCCGTGGCCTATGAAGGCCAGGCCGCTGCCCGCAACGCCGCTGAGCGCGTGGCGGAAAAGAACCAGGACCGTGCCGACGCCGAGCGCGCCGAGCGCCGCAATGCCCGCGGCCGCGGCCGTGCCACTGCTTACTCGCACCACAACGACGTTCCCGCAGCAGGCGGCCGTGCATCGGCCGGCCGCGGGTCTGACGCACGTACAACCGACGGCCGTGGCGACGCCCGCGGCGGCGCAACCCGCACCAGTGCACCGCGAAGTGGTGCTCCCCGCACCGGTGGCGCTCCCCGCACTGGCGGAGCAACGGGCGGCCAGCGCAGCGGACGTCCGGCAACGGGCCAGCGCGCCGCTGCCGGCAGCAAGTCCGGCTCGGCCGGCGGTAACGCTGCAGTCTGGTCTTCCAACACGGGCGGAACCTCGGGCGGATCCTACGCAGGCGGCGGCAACGGCCGCTCCGGCGAAGGCCGTCCGGCACGCAGCGGCGGCCCCCGCCGCGCGTCGGCTCCGGCCTCGAACGAACGCCGCAGCCGCTAG